Within Candidatus Thermoplasmatota archaeon, the genomic segment CAAGGTCGGCTCGATCATGATGCCCTGCCCGCGCCTGAGTGAGGACATGGCGCTCACCAAGGCGGCGGAGGTGCTCATGACGGCGGGCGTCAGAGGCGCCCCGGTCATGAGAGGTGCGCGCCTCGTGGGATTCCTCTCGAGGAGCGACGTCGTGCGCGTGCTGCCTGGCGTGGAGGAGCTCGCCAGCAGGAGGGTGGACGAGGTGATGACTCGGAGCCCTCTGGCAATCCGCGAGAACGAGCCTGCCAAGAAAGCCCAGATAATGATGGATGAGTTGAACGAGAAGGCCCTGCCCGTCGTGAAGGACGACGGGAAACTGTCAGGGATCGTTGGCATGCACGAAGTATTCAAGGCCCTGTGGTCCCCAAAGGCAGACAGGCCTCCTAGGTCGCCCAAGCCCCCGAGGATGGTGTTCGATGACAGGAGGCCGAGCATCGTGAGCGTGGGCAGCATCATGAAGAGGTTTCCAATCGTCGTATCGCCCGGACAGAGCGTGGGGGAGCTGGCGAGGACGATGACCGAGCACGGGGTGTCCACGGTGTTCGTCGTTGAGGACGACCGCCTCGTGGGGGTGGTAGACCAGGCGGACCTCATGGAGCAGCTCG encodes:
- a CDS encoding CBS domain-containing protein; this encodes MSGNDLRVKDVMTEGAVTVDLDTTVSKAISLFKKKGIREVPVLDRGRPVGLVSYTSFIARRSIPLTAKVGSIMMPCPRLSEDMALTKAAEVLMTAGVRGAPVMRGARLVGFLSRSDVVRVLPGVEELASRRVDEVMTRSPLAIRENEPAKKAQIMMDELNEKALPVVKDDGKLSGIVGMHEVFKALWSPKADRPPRSPKPPRMVFDDRRPSIVSVGSIMKRFPIVVSPGQSVGELARTMTEHGVSTVFVVEDDRLVGVVDQADLMEQLAALRPSGSMLVQLSGVGVQDPEVYDTVHQMTQNSMKRVSRAEDPKTLTMHASAYHKSGGLTKYGISARLTTEKRMHFAKSTGW